The Synergistaceae bacterium region GCTATGCCTGTAGTGGTAGATTTCTGGGGCCCCCAGTGTGTCCCCTGCATGGGACTCATGCCGCACTATCACGAAATGGAAAAGGAATTCGAGGGCAAGGTCAAATTCACGTCAGTCGACTGCTCTGCAAACAAAAGGGTCGCAATGGGC contains the following coding sequences:
- a CDS encoding thioredoxin, which translates into the protein MIELTKENCDAEVREERAMPVVVDFWGPQCVPCMGLMPHYHEMEKEFEGKVKFTSVDCSANKRVAMG